One genomic segment of Microbacterium sp. ProA8 includes these proteins:
- a CDS encoding multidrug efflux SMR transporter, with protein MSWVVLIVSGILEAVWATALGKSEGFTKLWPTVVFGVSLLLSMGGLAWAMRDISTGTAYAVWVGIGASLTVAYAMITGDEAFSIVKMLLILGLVGCVVGLKLVGHE; from the coding sequence ATGTCGTGGGTCGTTCTCATCGTCTCCGGAATCCTCGAGGCCGTCTGGGCCACCGCGCTGGGTAAGAGCGAGGGCTTCACCAAGCTCTGGCCGACCGTCGTCTTCGGCGTCTCGCTGCTGCTGAGCATGGGCGGTCTCGCGTGGGCCATGCGCGACATCTCCACCGGCACCGCGTATGCGGTGTGGGTGGGGATCGGTGCGTCGCTCACCGTCGCGTACGCCATGATCACGGGCGACGAGGCGTTCTCGATCGTCAAGATGCTGCTGATCCTCGGGCTGGTGGGCTGCGTCGTCGGCCTGAAGCTCGTGGGGCACGAGTAG
- a CDS encoding M28 family peptidase, giving the protein MPKRTRRTWAIATAAALTGAVALAGPAYAAPNNNSVEKITKAVTLDGVMDHLEAFQAIADEHGDRAAGRPGYAASRDYVVAQLEAAGYTPEVQAFPFEYFDENNVLTRTVGGTTTTYVDGDDFVRNRFDTGSPEGTATGTLVLVDLPSADNTSGCTLGDYGMLPANSVVLVQRGGCGFAVKAVTAQQAGAAAVIVMGNDNDETLINMIGAAAGLTIPAVFVPYSVGADLASTPGATVTVTVDYDAEIRTTWNVLAETANGNDDNVVMAGAHLDSVQDGAGINDNGSGSAGLLETAIQMQKTKPNNTVRFAWWGAEEEGLVGSEHYVGALSEDEVDDIALYLNFDMIASPNYMFGIYDGDNSGGTAAPGFIPEGSAEIEDVFEAFYDSRGLASQDSEFSGRSDYGPFIAVDIPAGGLFTGAEVQKKPAEVLLYGGVAGASYDPCYHQPCDNLTGAGQNVALYDALREDYDLVGNINTFALDVNADAVAAAVVTFAFDTSTVNDVQTPGKSHGAGKSMDAMKERFAE; this is encoded by the coding sequence ATGCCGAAGAGAACCAGGCGCACCTGGGCCATCGCCACCGCGGCGGCCCTGACCGGCGCCGTCGCACTCGCAGGCCCCGCGTACGCGGCACCGAACAACAATTCGGTGGAGAAGATCACGAAGGCCGTGACGCTCGACGGCGTCATGGATCACCTCGAGGCATTCCAGGCGATCGCCGACGAGCACGGCGACCGTGCCGCCGGACGGCCCGGCTACGCGGCATCGCGCGACTACGTCGTCGCGCAGCTCGAGGCGGCGGGGTACACGCCCGAGGTGCAGGCGTTCCCCTTCGAGTACTTCGACGAGAACAACGTGCTCACCCGCACCGTGGGTGGGACGACCACGACGTACGTCGACGGCGACGACTTCGTGCGCAACCGGTTCGACACCGGCAGCCCCGAGGGGACCGCGACCGGGACGCTCGTCCTCGTCGACCTGCCGTCGGCAGACAACACGAGCGGCTGCACCCTCGGCGACTACGGCATGCTTCCGGCGAATTCCGTGGTGCTCGTCCAGCGCGGCGGCTGCGGCTTCGCCGTGAAGGCTGTCACCGCGCAGCAGGCGGGCGCCGCAGCCGTCATCGTGATGGGCAACGACAACGACGAGACGCTTATCAACATGATCGGCGCGGCAGCCGGACTGACCATCCCCGCGGTCTTCGTGCCGTACTCCGTCGGCGCAGACCTCGCCTCCACGCCGGGGGCGACGGTGACGGTCACCGTGGACTACGACGCCGAGATCCGCACCACCTGGAACGTGCTGGCCGAGACCGCGAACGGCAACGACGACAACGTCGTGATGGCCGGAGCGCACCTCGACAGCGTGCAGGACGGCGCCGGCATCAATGACAACGGCTCCGGCAGCGCAGGGCTGCTGGAGACGGCGATCCAGATGCAGAAGACCAAGCCCAACAACACCGTGCGTTTCGCATGGTGGGGCGCCGAGGAGGAGGGTCTGGTCGGTTCGGAGCACTACGTCGGTGCACTGTCGGAGGACGAGGTGGACGACATCGCGCTCTACCTCAACTTCGACATGATCGCGTCGCCGAACTACATGTTCGGCATCTACGACGGTGACAACTCGGGCGGCACCGCCGCGCCGGGCTTCATCCCGGAGGGTTCCGCAGAGATCGAGGACGTCTTCGAGGCGTTCTACGACAGCCGCGGGCTGGCTTCGCAGGACAGCGAGTTCTCAGGACGTTCGGACTACGGTCCGTTCATCGCCGTCGACATCCCGGCGGGAGGACTGTTCACCGGAGCCGAGGTGCAGAAGAAGCCCGCTGAGGTTCTGCTGTACGGCGGTGTGGCGGGTGCGTCCTACGACCCGTGCTACCACCAGCCGTGCGACAACCTCACGGGGGCCGGCCAGAACGTGGCGCTGTACGACGCGCTCCGCGAGGACTACGACCTCGTGGGCAACATCAACACGTTCGCGCTCGACGTGAACGCGGATGCCGTCGCCGCGGCGGTCGTCACGTTCGCATTCGACACATCGACCGTCAACGACGTCCAGACGCCGGGGAAGTCTCACGGTGCGGGCAAGAGCATGGACGCGATGAAGGAGCGCTTCGCGGAGTGA
- a CDS encoding mechanosensitive ion channel domain-containing protein, translating into MDFSTFLSTPITWWQVLWAVLSLVAGWVASRFAKRGVVDLMGHVPTATPAATRFAARLAQYTLLLLGVGVALAFLGANVQPVLAVVLVLAVVAALVLRGVADNFAASVLIATRKPVVLGEEITVEGPDGEPLTGTVIELNSRAVVFTTPDGRTAHVPNAKLLAETLVNNSRHGGRRSEVQVRVERADASLADITVALTDAAAAVDGVLPEPAAVVLVSAVSDARVTARVQFWHAATSGLGVTSAVVAALTAGLADRGWTATVTSEAVGPPLVPGDRV; encoded by the coding sequence GTGGATTTCAGCACCTTCCTGAGCACGCCGATCACGTGGTGGCAGGTGCTCTGGGCGGTGCTGTCCCTGGTCGCGGGCTGGGTCGCCTCGCGGTTCGCCAAGCGCGGCGTCGTCGATCTGATGGGCCACGTGCCGACGGCCACGCCTGCGGCCACGCGGTTCGCCGCCCGCCTCGCGCAGTACACGCTGCTGCTGCTGGGCGTCGGCGTCGCCCTGGCGTTCCTCGGCGCCAACGTGCAGCCGGTGCTCGCCGTCGTGCTGGTGCTGGCGGTCGTCGCGGCGCTGGTGCTGCGCGGCGTGGCCGACAACTTCGCCGCGAGCGTGCTGATCGCCACCCGCAAGCCCGTCGTGCTGGGCGAGGAGATCACGGTGGAAGGGCCCGACGGCGAGCCCCTGACCGGCACCGTCATCGAGCTGAACTCCCGCGCCGTGGTCTTCACGACGCCCGACGGACGCACCGCCCACGTGCCGAACGCGAAGCTGCTCGCCGAGACGCTCGTCAACAACTCCCGGCACGGGGGCCGGCGCAGCGAGGTGCAGGTGCGCGTGGAACGTGCCGATGCGAGCCTCGCCGACATCACCGTGGCGCTGACGGATGCCGCAGCCGCCGTCGACGGCGTGCTCCCCGAGCCCGCGGCGGTCGTGCTGGTGTCCGCCGTCTCCGACGCGCGCGTCACCGCACGAGTCCAGTTCTGGCACGCGGCGACGAGCGGGCTCGGCGTGACGTCGGCGGTGGTGGCGGCCCTGACCGCGGGCCTTGCGGACCGGGGATGGACGGCGACCGTCACCAGCGAGGCCGTCGGTCCGCCGCTCGTGCCGGGCGATCGGGTGTGA
- a CDS encoding SulP family inorganic anion transporter gives MQRPLAGLTRHNLVTELTAGVTLLAIAIPLNIGYAQIAGLPPTAGLYALIVPTIIYALIVSSRQLVVSPDAAAAALVASSIGGLAAAGSAGYATLALAQAIISGILFLLMAVFKLGFLASFLSKPILVGFVGGLALDIMVSQIAKMLGVKIDSGGEFVEKVAGLILGLNTFNPWSLGVAAASVAVLLLGRRFVPKIPWALVVLIVSTIVVVVADLDDRGVDVLGAVPAGPPALTWPVLDWTMWFALVPSAIALTLVTTAEGLLVSRSYAEKRGYPFHANRDLLAFGLGNIAAGAQGSFAMGSSTSRTAAMDQAGSRTQLPSLVLAVGTLLLLLFGTALLADIPSPAIGAVVGVAILPLLGIREFRQLWRQDRFEFAVAATCFLVTLFVGAIPGILVAFVLALINLAQRAANPTIDVLEANDDAKQSLLEDAPHGATTAPGLVVIRMAAPLFFANGAVFTSAVKRAVTGADQPVHHVVIDMEAVTDIDVTGAEAFESLEHWLRDHDVTLAFSRVRPPTRARLEELGLLADQAFFATNRAAVTALADRDEKPQD, from the coding sequence ATGCAACGACCTCTCGCGGGGTTGACCAGGCACAATCTCGTCACGGAGCTGACGGCCGGCGTCACCCTTCTCGCGATCGCGATCCCCCTGAACATCGGATACGCCCAGATCGCGGGGCTCCCGCCGACGGCGGGCCTGTACGCGCTCATCGTGCCGACGATCATCTATGCGCTCATCGTGTCGTCGCGGCAGCTGGTCGTGTCGCCGGATGCCGCCGCCGCGGCGCTCGTGGCCTCGTCGATCGGCGGTCTCGCGGCCGCAGGCAGCGCCGGATACGCGACCCTCGCCCTGGCGCAGGCCATCATCAGCGGCATCCTGTTCCTGCTCATGGCCGTGTTCAAGCTCGGCTTCCTCGCAAGCTTCCTCTCCAAGCCGATCCTGGTGGGCTTCGTCGGCGGCCTCGCGCTGGACATCATGGTGAGCCAGATCGCCAAGATGCTCGGGGTGAAGATCGACTCCGGCGGCGAGTTCGTCGAGAAGGTCGCGGGGCTCATCCTGGGGCTGAACACATTCAACCCGTGGTCGCTCGGCGTCGCCGCCGCCTCGGTCGCGGTGCTGCTGCTCGGTCGACGCTTCGTGCCGAAGATCCCGTGGGCCCTGGTGGTGCTGATCGTCTCGACGATCGTCGTCGTGGTGGCGGATCTCGACGACCGGGGCGTGGACGTGCTGGGCGCGGTGCCGGCGGGTCCGCCCGCGCTGACGTGGCCCGTCCTCGACTGGACCATGTGGTTCGCACTCGTCCCGTCCGCGATCGCGCTCACCCTGGTGACCACCGCCGAGGGCCTTCTCGTGTCGCGCTCGTACGCCGAGAAGCGCGGCTATCCGTTCCACGCGAACCGCGATCTGCTCGCGTTCGGCCTCGGCAACATCGCGGCCGGCGCCCAGGGCAGCTTCGCGATGGGCTCCTCGACATCCCGCACCGCGGCGATGGACCAGGCCGGCTCCCGCACTCAACTGCCGTCGCTCGTGCTCGCCGTCGGAACGCTGCTGCTGCTGCTGTTCGGCACGGCGCTGCTCGCCGACATCCCGTCGCCGGCCATCGGCGCCGTGGTCGGCGTCGCGATCCTGCCGCTGCTGGGCATCCGCGAGTTCCGGCAGCTGTGGCGTCAGGACCGCTTCGAGTTCGCCGTCGCGGCGACATGCTTCCTCGTCACCCTCTTCGTCGGCGCGATCCCCGGCATCCTGGTCGCATTCGTGCTCGCGCTCATCAACCTCGCCCAGCGCGCGGCGAATCCGACGATCGACGTGCTCGAGGCGAACGACGACGCCAAGCAGTCCCTGCTGGAGGATGCCCCCCACGGGGCCACGACCGCGCCCGGCCTTGTCGTCATCCGGATGGCCGCCCCACTCTTCTTCGCCAACGGCGCCGTCTTCACCTCGGCGGTCAAGCGCGCGGTCACCGGCGCCGACCAGCCGGTGCACCACGTGGTCATCGACATGGAAGCCGTCACCGACATCGACGTCACCGGCGCCGAGGCGTTCGAATCCCTCGAGCACTGGCTCCGCGACCACGACGTGACGCTCGCGTTCAGCCGTGTCCGGCCGCCCACCAGAGCCCGCCTGGAGGAGCTCGGACTGCTCGCTGACCAGGCATTCTTTGCGACCAACCGGGCGGCCGTCACGGCGCTTGCCGACCGCGACGAGAAGCCGCAGGACTGA
- a CDS encoding alkyl sulfatase C-terminal domain-containing protein — MPTATRSRRTDEAARLSIGRPTGRKGRSTCSSANRKRRSGRPTDTPLQLTLSKTRLIQLAGGDTESAGVEVRGDAGVLQQILGVLDQADPNFEIVLP; from the coding sequence TTGCCGACCGCGACGAGAAGCCGCAGGACTGACGAGGCCGCAAGACTGAGCATCGGTCGCCCGACCGGCAGGAAGGGGAGAAGCACATGCAGCAGCGCGAACCGGAAGCGTCGATCAGGCAGGCCCACCGACACGCCGCTGCAGCTGACACTGTCGAAGACGCGCCTGATCCAGCTGGCGGGTGGTGACACCGAGAGCGCGGGCGTCGAGGTGCGCGGCGATGCGGGCGTCCTGCAGCAGATCCTCGGCGTGCTCGACCAGGCCGATCCGAATTTCGAGATCGTCCTCCCGTAA
- a CDS encoding cation diffusion facilitator family transporter, giving the protein MGRTDLPPEQQRALRSAIRWEWFTIGYTVVTIGLIALVVGGSQAMKTAWIEDMLSLIPQISFLVALIFIRRRPTRAFPFGLHRMMGVGHLVAGVALLAVGGNLAYEAISGLVRAEHPSIGTVFLFGQTIWLGWFMVAVMSVIVIGPLFYGRAKAKLAPTLHNKVLYADADMAKADWTSTVASIVGVLGVGIGLWWLDGAAALFISLGIMWDGWRNSRGAVRDLIDQRARTEDDARPHPLIARIADRVQEFGWVRESGVRMRDMGQVFHVEVFVVPTRDEVRLDEIEDVRAAVAQLDWKVQDVVVIVTASLPDEAEPATRQESHSDA; this is encoded by the coding sequence ATGGGACGCACGGATCTGCCGCCGGAACAGCAGAGGGCGCTGCGCAGCGCCATCCGCTGGGAGTGGTTCACCATCGGCTACACCGTGGTGACGATCGGCCTCATCGCCCTCGTCGTGGGCGGATCGCAGGCGATGAAGACCGCGTGGATCGAGGACATGCTGTCGCTGATCCCGCAGATCTCATTCCTCGTCGCCCTGATCTTCATCCGTCGCCGTCCGACCCGCGCCTTCCCGTTCGGGTTGCACCGCATGATGGGGGTCGGGCATCTGGTCGCCGGCGTCGCGCTGCTCGCGGTCGGCGGCAACCTCGCATACGAGGCGATCAGCGGACTCGTCCGCGCCGAGCATCCCTCGATCGGCACGGTGTTCCTGTTCGGCCAGACGATCTGGCTCGGCTGGTTCATGGTGGCGGTGATGAGCGTGATCGTCATCGGCCCGTTGTTCTACGGGCGCGCGAAGGCGAAGCTGGCACCCACGCTGCACAACAAGGTGCTGTACGCGGATGCCGACATGGCCAAGGCCGACTGGACCTCCACGGTCGCCTCGATCGTCGGCGTGCTCGGTGTCGGCATCGGCCTGTGGTGGCTCGACGGCGCCGCCGCGCTGTTCATCTCGCTCGGGATCATGTGGGACGGCTGGCGCAACTCCCGCGGGGCGGTGCGCGATCTGATCGATCAGCGCGCGCGCACCGAGGACGACGCCCGCCCGCATCCCCTCATCGCGCGCATCGCCGACCGTGTGCAGGAGTTCGGATGGGTGCGTGAGAGCGGCGTGCGCATGCGCGACATGGGTCAGGTGTTCCACGTCGAGGTCTTCGTGGTGCCGACCCGCGACGAGGTCCGTCTGGATGAGATCGAGGACGTGCGCGCGGCGGTCGCGCAACTCGACTGGAAGGTGCAGGACGTCGTGGTGATCGTGACCGCCAGCCTGCCGGACGAAGCCGAGCCGGCCACGCGACAGGAATCGCACAGCGACGCCTGA
- a CDS encoding ATP-dependent DNA ligase — MGKLTYEGTVKVDFDDRTLAHLQLVIGTKLRRGEPFHFTWRDDVSIGDGRTTIWVHPRCSLVYKFYGSRTPQLNPAWIDALTHTANSPSGLYLVPEPAQPAPVAAPEHEPEQELLG, encoded by the coding sequence ATGGGCAAACTCACTTACGAGGGGACGGTGAAGGTCGATTTCGATGATCGGACCCTCGCACATCTGCAGCTGGTGATCGGCACCAAGCTCCGGCGCGGCGAACCCTTCCACTTCACGTGGCGCGACGACGTCAGCATCGGCGACGGCCGCACCACCATCTGGGTGCACCCCCGCTGCTCCCTCGTCTACAAGTTCTACGGCAGTCGCACTCCCCAGCTGAACCCCGCCTGGATCGACGCTCTCACCCACACGGCGAACTCGCCGTCCGGACTGTACCTGGTGCCCGAACCTGCTCAGCCGGCACCCGTGGCCGCACCGGAGCATGAGCCGGAGCAGGAACTGCTCGGCTGA
- a CDS encoding SGNH/GDSL hydrolase family protein: MHAPGRFRARRLGPGAQAPRWARRPRVAGVRGWLALLGAALAVAAVCAVAVLRPWGAPEPVAPVAVAEGNAAVAASVPPAPLVLEEGARVLVFGDSWVYGSAATVPTLGFAYRLADELGVETVVDGVRGSGYLKPGLDGPAYGERIAALDPALDPDLIVVEGSINDRRLYPAGYRNAVTAAWDALEARYPDAAIVILGPSPQVLPVESPTSSIDTELAELAAARGWWYISPIAEGWITAANYLEVIDTGPIGRDHPSTDGHAYLAARVADAIEAMELQPAIVADAPHDEDPVAP; the protein is encoded by the coding sequence ATGCACGCGCCCGGCCGCTTCCGCGCACGGCGGCTGGGCCCAGGCGCCCAGGCGCCCCGCTGGGCGCGCCGGCCGCGGGTGGCAGGGGTGCGGGGATGGCTCGCCCTCCTCGGCGCGGCGCTCGCCGTGGCTGCGGTGTGCGCCGTGGCCGTGCTCCGCCCCTGGGGCGCACCTGAACCGGTGGCCCCCGTCGCCGTCGCCGAAGGGAATGCGGCCGTCGCGGCATCCGTCCCGCCCGCGCCCCTCGTCCTCGAAGAAGGCGCGCGCGTGCTCGTCTTCGGCGACTCGTGGGTCTACGGCTCCGCCGCCACCGTGCCGACACTCGGCTTCGCGTACCGGCTCGCCGACGAGCTCGGCGTCGAGACCGTCGTGGACGGGGTTCGCGGCAGCGGCTATCTCAAGCCCGGGCTCGATGGTCCGGCATACGGCGAGCGCATCGCCGCACTCGACCCGGCGCTCGATCCGGACCTGATCGTCGTCGAGGGGTCCATCAACGACCGCAGGCTGTACCCGGCGGGATATCGGAATGCCGTCACCGCCGCGTGGGACGCACTCGAGGCCCGTTACCCCGACGCCGCGATCGTCATCCTCGGTCCTTCGCCGCAGGTGCTGCCGGTCGAGAGCCCGACCAGCAGCATCGACACGGAGCTGGCCGAGCTCGCCGCCGCGCGCGGCTGGTGGTACATCTCGCCGATCGCCGAGGGCTGGATCACCGCGGCCAACTACCTCGAGGTCATCGACACCGGCCCGATCGGTCGCGACCACCCCTCGACGGACGGCCACGCCTACCTCGCGGCTCGGGTCGCCGACGCGATCGAGGCGATGGAGCTCCAGCCCGCGATCGTGGCGGATGCCCCGCACGACGAGGACCCCGTCGCACCCTGA
- a CDS encoding transglutaminase family protein: MQRIVTAEMDLELGASVDLIFQIAAAQAVPISNEQLTFTQGDRVYTPTEIVDQSGSRLHRLTGEPGPLEIRYEATVDGQAATSRTSDLEAITYLRPSRYAQSDEVFQQARRQFKGLSGHDLIAAVSEFVSTSTTYTPGLSQGTDSAVTTLMTGQGVCRDYAHVVIALLRAMDMPARYAACFAPGLQPMDFHAVAEAYLDGSWYVIDATRLANRRSLVRIATGRDAADCAFLSYHGGYVGLQRLRVDAWVVPDAATGEGLEPAADGAYPHQDPFDPSLDDFTALVQLA, from the coding sequence GTGCAACGCATCGTGACCGCTGAGATGGACCTCGAACTCGGGGCATCCGTCGACCTCATCTTCCAGATCGCAGCCGCTCAGGCGGTGCCGATCTCGAATGAGCAGCTGACGTTCACGCAGGGCGATCGTGTGTACACCCCGACCGAGATCGTCGACCAGTCGGGAAGCCGGCTGCACCGCCTGACGGGCGAGCCCGGACCCCTCGAGATCCGGTACGAGGCGACGGTCGACGGCCAGGCCGCCACGAGTCGCACCAGCGACCTGGAGGCGATCACGTACCTCCGTCCGAGCCGGTATGCGCAGTCCGACGAGGTGTTCCAGCAGGCGCGCCGTCAGTTCAAGGGGCTCTCGGGTCACGACCTCATCGCGGCGGTGTCCGAGTTCGTCTCGACGAGCACGACCTACACGCCGGGACTCAGCCAGGGCACCGACAGCGCGGTCACCACTCTCATGACCGGCCAGGGCGTCTGCCGCGACTACGCGCACGTCGTCATCGCGCTGCTGCGGGCGATGGACATGCCGGCGCGCTATGCCGCGTGCTTCGCACCGGGGCTGCAGCCGATGGACTTCCATGCCGTGGCGGAGGCCTACCTCGACGGCTCCTGGTACGTCATCGACGCGACGCGTCTGGCGAATCGCCGCTCGCTCGTGCGCATCGCGACCGGACGCGATGCCGCCGACTGCGCGTTCCTCAGCTACCACGGCGGCTACGTCGGGCTGCAGCGGCTGCGCGTCGACGCCTGGGTCGTTCCGGATGCCGCCACCGGCGAGGGGCTCGAGCCGGCCGCGGATGGCGCCTATCCGCATCAGGATCCTTTCGACCCGTCGCTCGACGACTTCACCGCCCTGGTGCAGCTGGCCTGA
- a CDS encoding metalloregulator ArsR/SmtB family transcription factor — protein MHALDVLGDPVRRRLVELLARGDRASGDLTEVIRAEFGISQPAVSNHLRVLREAGFAHSSAEGSRRIYSLDGERMTEVQDWVEEHLGFWTNRLDALGTELRRNRTEER, from the coding sequence ATGCACGCACTCGATGTCCTGGGAGACCCGGTCCGGCGACGACTCGTCGAGCTGCTCGCCCGCGGTGATCGCGCATCGGGGGACCTCACCGAGGTGATCCGCGCCGAGTTCGGCATCAGCCAGCCGGCGGTGTCGAACCATCTCCGGGTGCTCAGGGAAGCGGGCTTCGCGCACAGCAGCGCCGAAGGGTCGCGCCGCATCTACTCCCTCGACGGGGAGCGGATGACCGAAGTGCAGGACTGGGTCGAGGAGCACCTCGGCTTCTGGACGAATCGACTCGACGCGCTCGGGACCGAGCTGCGCCGCAACCGCACGGAGGAACGATGA
- a CDS encoding SRPBCC family protein: MNTADPFIRALTGDEAEQTVTLVRSYPAAAADVWNALTTPERIARWYGTIVGTPPRAVGDEFEVEIGQGMVRRAHLESCAAPSGLSYTWWSGDGDPGLVTIRLDAIADDETRLTVQHDRLRPHRMTQYGGGWEQNLVALADVLGATGEADEDGDARVGRWELLGDRPLDVRLAIDAPVERVWRAWSSAEGLASWWWAHWGDVAVAADVRVGGEYRIEAPGQGLAVAGEYLVVEPGRRLAFTWTWTDDEGQSRDEAVEVRFTAADAGTVVSVRHTGPWEDEAPVDAYRQGWGFVLAQLASSVH, from the coding sequence ATGAACACCGCAGACCCCTTCATCCGAGCACTCACCGGCGACGAGGCCGAGCAGACCGTCACGCTGGTGCGCAGCTACCCCGCCGCCGCCGCGGACGTCTGGAACGCACTGACCACCCCGGAGCGGATCGCGAGGTGGTACGGCACGATCGTCGGCACGCCGCCGCGCGCGGTCGGCGACGAGTTCGAGGTCGAGATCGGCCAGGGGATGGTCCGGAGGGCGCACCTCGAGAGCTGCGCGGCGCCGTCCGGGCTCTCGTACACGTGGTGGTCGGGCGACGGCGATCCCGGCCTCGTGACCATCCGGCTCGACGCGATCGCCGATGACGAGACGCGCCTGACGGTCCAGCACGACCGACTGCGACCGCACCGCATGACCCAGTACGGCGGAGGGTGGGAGCAGAACCTGGTCGCCCTCGCGGACGTGCTCGGTGCAACGGGCGAGGCCGACGAGGACGGCGACGCGCGTGTCGGCCGGTGGGAGCTGCTGGGCGATCGTCCGCTGGATGTCCGGCTCGCGATCGACGCACCGGTGGAGCGGGTGTGGCGGGCATGGTCCAGCGCCGAGGGGCTGGCCTCCTGGTGGTGGGCGCACTGGGGCGACGTCGCCGTGGCGGCCGATGTCCGCGTCGGCGGCGAATACCGCATCGAGGCGCCGGGGCAGGGGCTCGCCGTGGCGGGGGAGTACCTCGTGGTCGAACCCGGGCGCCGGCTCGCGTTCACGTGGACGTGGACGGACGATGAAGGCCAGAGCCGCGATGAAGCGGTCGAGGTGCGGTTCACCGCAGCGGATGCCGGCACCGTCGTCTCGGTGCGGCACACCGGTCCGTGGGAGGACGAGGCGCCCGTGGACGCGTACCGGCAGGGGTGGGGATTCGTGCTGGCCCAACTCGCGAGCTCTGTGCACTGA